In Vibrio celticus, one genomic interval encodes:
- the fmt gene encoding methionyl-tRNA formyltransferase, whose protein sequence is MSQSLRIVFAGTPDFAARHLAALLSSEHEVVAVYTQPDRPAGRGKKLTASPVKNIALENNIPVYQPENFKSDEAKQELAELNADIMVVVAYGLLLPQVVLDTPRLGCINVHGSILPRWRGAAPIQRSIWAGDKETGVTIMQMDIGLDTGDMLSIATLPIEATDTSASMYEKLAGLGPDALVECLADIASGKAVAEKQDDELANYAKKLSKEEARINWSDEAAHIERCVRAFNPWPMSHFEAAENSIKVWQSRVAEQTSDKPAGTILQADKTGIYVATGQGVLVLEQLQVPGKKAMSVQDILNSRASWFEVGTQLS, encoded by the coding sequence TTGAGTCAGTCTTTAAGAATTGTCTTTGCAGGTACTCCGGATTTCGCCGCCCGTCACTTGGCGGCGTTGTTGTCTTCGGAGCATGAAGTTGTTGCTGTTTACACACAGCCAGATCGCCCAGCAGGCCGCGGTAAAAAACTCACTGCGAGCCCAGTAAAAAACATCGCACTTGAAAATAACATTCCGGTTTACCAACCAGAAAACTTCAAGTCAGATGAAGCTAAGCAAGAGCTAGCTGAATTGAACGCTGACATCATGGTTGTTGTCGCTTACGGCTTATTGCTTCCGCAGGTTGTATTAGATACGCCTCGCTTAGGTTGTATCAACGTACATGGCTCTATCCTACCTCGCTGGCGTGGTGCTGCTCCGATTCAACGCTCTATTTGGGCGGGTGATAAAGAGACAGGCGTGACGATCATGCAGATGGATATCGGCCTAGATACTGGCGACATGCTAAGTATCGCGACGCTGCCTATCGAAGCGACAGATACCAGCGCATCAATGTACGAGAAGTTAGCGGGCCTTGGCCCTGACGCTCTTGTTGAGTGTTTAGCTGACATCGCTTCTGGCAAAGCAGTTGCAGAAAAGCAAGACGACGAACTTGCGAACTACGCGAAGAAGCTAAGCAAAGAAGAAGCGCGTATCAACTGGAGTGATGAAGCTGCGCATATTGAGCGCTGCGTTCGTGCCTTCAACCCATGGCCAATGAGCCACTTTGAAGCTGCTGAGAACAGCATTAAAGTATGGCAAAGCCGTGTGGCCGAGCAAACTTCTGATAAGCCTGCAGGTACTATTCTGCAAGCAGATAAAACTGGTATCTACGTAGCGACAGGACAAGGCGTACTTGTTCTTGAACAGCTGCAAGTTCCAGGTAAAAAAGCCATGTCAGTTCAGGATATCTTGAACTCACGTGCAAGCTGGTTTGAAGTTGGTACTCAACTTTCTTAA
- the dprA gene encoding DNA-processing protein DprA gives MNEQQLSAWLTLSFVPQLGGKRLSRLLSIDSPLNIVGYSSQQLQALGLSAKQISYLRQQAPREVEACLAWLARQSNHHIITPNCPHYPKLLNETASAPSVLFVKGHVEKLIEPQIAMVGSRNASLEGLQTAKSFAKEFVQNGLIVTSGLALGIDGYAHDGALDKGGETFAVLGSGLDSIYPARHRNLADKICENGALISEFRPSAKPRPEHFPRRNRIISGLSLGTLVVEAAEKSGSLITARYAMEQGREVFALPGSIHNPTSRGGNSLIKAGACLVQSAQDVLIEIKSLLDWSIDQQPSLFEPTPNKSENEQLPFPQLLANVGLEATPVDILAQRTHIPVHEVMMQLLELELSGHVVAVSGGYIRKGRG, from the coding sequence GTGAATGAGCAACAACTGAGTGCTTGGTTAACTCTAAGTTTTGTTCCGCAATTGGGTGGCAAGCGCCTTTCTCGACTGCTGAGTATTGATTCCCCTTTGAATATTGTTGGTTACTCAAGTCAGCAACTGCAAGCGCTTGGTTTGTCTGCTAAGCAGATCTCCTACTTAAGACAGCAAGCTCCTAGAGAAGTGGAGGCTTGCTTAGCGTGGCTAGCAAGGCAGTCCAACCATCACATCATTACCCCTAATTGCCCTCATTATCCCAAACTGCTGAATGAGACAGCCTCCGCGCCAAGCGTGCTTTTCGTTAAGGGGCACGTTGAAAAACTGATTGAGCCTCAAATCGCTATGGTCGGCAGTCGTAACGCCAGTCTCGAAGGGCTGCAAACCGCGAAGTCCTTCGCCAAAGAGTTTGTCCAAAACGGTTTGATTGTCACCAGTGGCTTAGCGCTCGGTATTGATGGTTATGCTCATGATGGTGCTCTAGATAAAGGAGGGGAAACTTTTGCTGTATTGGGTTCTGGCTTGGATTCCATTTACCCTGCACGTCACCGAAATCTAGCGGATAAAATTTGTGAGAATGGTGCGCTGATCTCAGAGTTCCGTCCAAGCGCTAAACCTCGACCTGAACATTTCCCTCGGCGTAACCGTATTATAAGTGGGTTGTCTTTGGGGACTCTTGTTGTTGAGGCGGCTGAGAAAAGCGGTTCTCTGATTACGGCGCGTTATGCGATGGAGCAAGGTCGCGAAGTGTTTGCACTTCCCGGTTCGATTCATAACCCAACCAGTCGCGGAGGCAACAGTCTAATTAAGGCAGGAGCATGTTTGGTACAGAGCGCTCAAGATGTTCTAATTGAAATAAAGAGTCTGTTAGACTGGTCCATAGATCAGCAGCCCAGTTTGTTCGAACCTACGCCGAACAAGAGTGAAAATGAACAATTGCCATTTCCACAGCTGTTAGCTAACGTAGGATTAGAGGCGACACCCGTTGATATTTTGGCACAGAGAACCCATATACCTGTGCATGAGGTCATGATGCAGCTTTTAGAGCTTGAGCTCTCAGGGCATGTTGTTGCAGTTTCCGGTGGCTATATTCGAAAGGGGAGAGGCTAG
- the def gene encoding peptide deformylase — protein MSVLQVLTLPDDRLRTVAKPVKEVTPEIQKFVDDMIETMYDEEGIGLAATQVDFHQRIVVIDISETRDEPMVLINPEITEKRGEDGIEEGCLSVPGARALVPRAAEVTVKALDRDGNEFTFDADDLLAICVQHELDHLEGKLFVDYLSPLKRKRIQDKLAKIKRFNEKQG, from the coding sequence ATGTCTGTATTACAAGTATTAACATTACCAGATGATCGTCTACGTACCGTGGCGAAACCGGTAAAAGAAGTTACCCCAGAGATTCAAAAGTTCGTTGATGACATGATTGAAACCATGTACGACGAAGAAGGTATCGGCCTTGCGGCAACGCAAGTAGATTTCCACCAACGCATCGTTGTTATCGATATTTCAGAAACACGTGATGAGCCAATGGTGCTTATCAACCCTGAAATTACTGAGAAGCGCGGCGAAGATGGAATCGAAGAAGGCTGCCTATCTGTACCAGGCGCTCGAGCTCTAGTACCTCGCGCTGCAGAAGTAACGGTTAAAGCATTAGACCGTGACGGCAACGAATTCACATTCGACGCTGACGACCTTCTGGCTATCTGTGTTCAGCACGAACTTGACCACCTAGAAGGCAAGTTGTTTGTTGATTACCTATCGCCACTAAAGCGTAAACGTATCCAAGATAAGCTAGCGAAGATCAAACGTTTCAACGAGAAACAAGGTTAA
- the hemF gene encoding oxygen-dependent coproporphyrinogen oxidase — translation MSAIDKEAVKQFLLSLQDSICQQLEQADGTALFEEDAWQREPGERLGGGGRTRVMTNGAVFEQGGVNFSHVAGKAMPASATAHRPELAGRKFEAMGVSLVIHPKNPYIPTSHANVRFFIAEKEGEDPIWWFGGGFDLTPFYPVDEDCQSWHQTAKDLCAPFGDDVYQEHKEWCDKYFYLPHRDETRGVGGLFFDDLNEWGFDKSFAYMQAVGEGFAAAYLPIVERRKETPYGERERDFQLYRRGRYVEFNLVYDRGTLFGLQSGGRTESILMSMPPLARWEYRYEPQAGSPEARLYSDYLKPRVW, via the coding sequence ATGTCAGCAATTGATAAAGAAGCAGTAAAACAGTTTTTACTGAGCCTACAAGATTCGATTTGCCAGCAGCTTGAGCAAGCTGATGGTACTGCACTGTTTGAAGAAGATGCATGGCAGCGTGAGCCTGGCGAGCGCCTTGGTGGCGGTGGTCGAACTCGTGTGATGACCAACGGTGCGGTATTTGAGCAAGGTGGGGTTAACTTCTCTCACGTAGCGGGTAAGGCTATGCCTGCCTCAGCTACAGCTCATCGCCCTGAATTGGCCGGACGTAAGTTTGAGGCTATGGGGGTTTCGTTAGTTATCCACCCTAAAAACCCATATATCCCAACCTCACACGCGAACGTTCGATTTTTCATAGCAGAAAAAGAAGGGGAAGACCCGATTTGGTGGTTTGGTGGTGGTTTTGACTTAACGCCATTTTATCCTGTCGACGAAGACTGCCAATCTTGGCATCAAACAGCCAAAGATCTTTGTGCGCCATTTGGTGACGATGTTTATCAAGAGCACAAAGAGTGGTGTGATAAGTACTTCTATCTTCCACATAGAGATGAAACACGTGGTGTGGGTGGTTTGTTCTTTGATGACTTAAATGAGTGGGGTTTCGATAAGAGCTTTGCTTACATGCAGGCGGTCGGTGAAGGCTTTGCTGCGGCGTACTTACCAATTGTAGAACGACGCAAAGAGACACCTTATGGCGAACGTGAGCGTGACTTCCAACTATACCGTCGTGGCCGCTATGTTGAATTTAACCTAGTGTATGACCGTGGCACCCTATTTGGTCTACAAAGCGGTGGTCGCACAGAGTCTATATTAATGTCGATGCCGCCATTGGCTCGTTGGGAATACCGCTACGAACCACAAGCGGGTTCACCAGAAGCTCGGCTTTATAGCGACTACCTAAAGCCTCGAGTTTGGTAG
- the purE gene encoding 5-(carboxyamino)imidazole ribonucleotide mutase: protein MTVGIIMGSKSDWPTMKLAAEMLDQFGVAYETKVVSAHRTPQLLADYATSAKERGIKVIIAGAGGAAHLPGMAAAFTSVPVLGVPVQSKALKGMDSLLSIVQMPKGIAVGTLAIGEAGAANAGILAAQIIGTHNEEVMAKVEAFRSEQTETVLANPNPAED, encoded by the coding sequence ATGACTGTCGGTATTATCATGGGTTCTAAATCTGATTGGCCAACAATGAAGCTAGCTGCAGAAATGTTGGATCAGTTTGGCGTGGCGTACGAAACAAAAGTGGTTTCTGCTCACCGCACACCTCAGTTGCTTGCAGACTACGCAACCAGTGCGAAAGAGCGCGGTATTAAAGTGATTATTGCTGGTGCTGGCGGTGCAGCGCACCTTCCGGGCATGGCGGCTGCTTTCACAAGCGTACCAGTTCTGGGTGTTCCAGTTCAGTCTAAAGCACTGAAAGGCATGGACTCTCTGCTTTCTATCGTGCAGATGCCAAAAGGTATTGCGGTAGGTACTTTGGCTATCGGTGAAGCTGGCGCTGCCAATGCCGGCATCCTAGCGGCTCAAATCATTGGTACACACAATGAAGAAGTAATGGCGAAAGTAGAAGCGTTCCGCTCTGAGCAAACAGAAACGGTACTTGCTAATCCAAACCCTGCAGAGGACTAA
- a CDS encoding L-threonylcarbamoyladenylate synthase has translation MDNFQHTLQALQQGEVIAYPTEGVFGVGCDPDNPQAIKKLLDLKQRPIEKGLILIAASYEQLLPYIDESQLTEEQLATVKSTWPGPVTWIMPTSSKVTDWVSGQFDSIAVRVTDHPLVQRMCSEFGKPLTSTSANLTGEPPCMTTEEVKQQLGQHLVAILEGQTGGREKPSEIRDAKTSKILRQG, from the coding sequence GTGGATAACTTTCAACATACTTTGCAGGCATTACAACAAGGTGAAGTCATTGCTTACCCGACCGAAGGCGTTTTTGGGGTCGGTTGTGATCCCGATAATCCACAAGCCATCAAGAAATTACTCGACCTAAAACAACGACCGATCGAGAAAGGGTTGATCTTAATTGCTGCGAGTTACGAGCAACTGTTACCTTACATTGATGAAAGCCAATTGACGGAAGAACAGTTGGCAACAGTGAAATCGACATGGCCAGGTCCTGTCACTTGGATCATGCCAACCAGCAGCAAAGTTACTGACTGGGTAAGTGGTCAGTTTGATTCCATCGCGGTACGAGTGACTGATCACCCTTTAGTTCAAAGAATGTGTAGTGAATTCGGTAAGCCGTTAACCTCGACCAGTGCTAACCTGACAGGTGAACCGCCTTGTATGACGACTGAAGAAGTTAAGCAGCAACTTGGCCAACATTTGGTGGCTATTTTAGAAGGCCAAACGGGTGGTCGTGAGAAGCCAAGCGAAATTAGAGATGCAAAAACGTCGAAAATATTAAGACAGGGTTAA
- a CDS encoding DNA topoisomerase family protein, giving the protein MSSKIDNQLFSAHEHALEHEPCPQCGGELQLRHGKHGPFLGCKQYPSCDYIKPLHQNDGHVVKELGVPCPKCQNELVLRQGRFGMFIGCSSYPTCNHIESLDQPKEQPEEQPLVACPECGRGHLVERKSRYGKTFYACDNYPKCKFAVNQPPVIGRCEECQFPLLLEKKTASGTKKQCADRKCHHIQSQ; this is encoded by the coding sequence ATGAGTAGTAAGATTGATAATCAGCTTTTTTCAGCACATGAACATGCATTAGAGCATGAACCATGTCCACAGTGTGGTGGAGAGCTTCAGCTTCGCCATGGTAAGCACGGTCCATTTTTAGGCTGTAAACAGTATCCGAGCTGTGATTACATCAAGCCGTTGCATCAAAACGATGGCCACGTGGTGAAAGAGCTGGGGGTGCCGTGTCCTAAATGCCAAAACGAATTGGTATTAAGGCAAGGCCGCTTTGGGATGTTCATTGGTTGTAGCAGCTACCCAACGTGTAATCACATCGAATCTTTGGATCAACCAAAAGAACAACCTGAAGAGCAGCCACTCGTTGCTTGTCCTGAGTGCGGCAGAGGCCATTTGGTTGAGCGTAAATCTCGCTATGGCAAAACCTTCTATGCGTGTGATAACTACCCTAAGTGTAAGTTCGCAGTTAACCAACCACCAGTTATAGGTCGTTGTGAAGAGTGCCAGTTCCCGTTGTTACTTGAGAAGAAAACAGCCAGTGGTACCAAAAAACAATGTGCTGATCGCAAGTGTCATCACATTCAATCTCAGTAG
- a CDS encoding DUF494 family protein, translating to MMMDILMYLFETYIHSDSELQVDQDELEDELLRAGFHQDDIYKALHWLEDLAALQDTDNQAAITMCSNTSMRVYTSREISRINMECRGFLLFLEQINVLTTEIREMVIDRVMGLETNEFELDDLKWIILMVLFNVPGNESAYTQMEELLYTKEQGILH from the coding sequence ATGATGATGGACATACTGATGTACTTGTTTGAAACCTACATCCATAGCGATTCTGAATTGCAGGTGGATCAAGACGAACTGGAAGATGAGCTTCTTCGAGCAGGGTTTCACCAAGATGATATTTATAAGGCCCTCCATTGGTTAGAAGATCTTGCTGCACTGCAAGATACCGACAACCAAGCGGCGATTACTATGTGCTCCAATACCTCGATGCGTGTTTATACCAGTCGAGAGATTTCACGTATTAATATGGAGTGTCGAGGTTTCTTACTGTTCCTAGAACAGATCAACGTACTCACGACAGAGATTCGTGAAATGGTGATTGATCGTGTGATGGGGCTTGAGACCAACGAATTTGAATTGGATGATCTGAAATGGATTATCTTAATGGTGCTATTTAATGTGCCGGGTAATGAAAGTGCTTACACGCAAATGGAAGAGCTGTTGTACACCAAAGAGCAAGGTATCTTGCATTAA
- the aroE gene encoding shikimate dehydrogenase, which translates to MTQQVDRYAVFGNPIGQSKSPFIHTLFARQTSQQLTYTALQPEQGEFITAAQAFFSEGGRGCNVTAPFKEDAYQFANRLTERAELAGAVNTLKKLDDGEIIGDNTDGEGLVQDLLQHQVALKGARVLLLGAGGAARGVIQPLLDQKPQQLVVANRTCSKAELLAEMFSSHGNIKGIGLSDVNEGFDVIINSTSSGLSGQLPEVSDAIFNSTSAVYDMVYGSGTTVFNQWALDNGVHAAYDGLGMLVGQAAESFMLWRGLRPGTKQILRELRKNLEM; encoded by the coding sequence ATGACACAGCAAGTAGATCGTTATGCCGTTTTCGGTAACCCTATTGGGCAAAGCAAATCGCCATTCATTCACACATTATTTGCTCGCCAAACCAGCCAACAACTTACCTATACAGCACTCCAGCCAGAACAAGGTGAATTCATCACTGCTGCTCAAGCATTTTTTAGTGAAGGTGGGAGAGGGTGTAATGTCACTGCGCCATTTAAAGAAGATGCTTATCAGTTCGCTAATCGCCTGACTGAGAGAGCTGAACTAGCAGGTGCCGTAAACACACTTAAGAAGCTAGATGATGGAGAGATCATTGGTGATAACACCGATGGTGAAGGTTTAGTTCAAGACCTTCTTCAACATCAAGTTGCGTTAAAAGGAGCTCGCGTTCTTCTTCTTGGCGCTGGTGGTGCTGCGAGAGGAGTGATTCAACCTCTTCTCGATCAAAAGCCACAACAGCTGGTGGTCGCTAATCGAACCTGCTCCAAGGCTGAACTTCTGGCTGAGATGTTTTCGTCGCATGGAAATATCAAAGGTATAGGGTTAAGTGATGTTAATGAAGGTTTTGATGTCATTATTAACTCGACCTCATCTGGTCTAAGTGGGCAGCTTCCTGAAGTGTCTGATGCTATTTTCAATTCTACTAGCGCCGTTTATGACATGGTTTATGGATCGGGAACCACAGTATTCAATCAATGGGCATTAGATAATGGTGTTCATGCTGCTTATGATGGTTTGGGTATGTTGGTGGGGCAGGCAGCAGAAAGCTTTATGCTTTGGCGTGGTCTTCGTCCGGGAACAAAACAGATTTTAAGAGAATTACGTAAAAACCTAGAGATGTAA
- a CDS encoding LysM peptidoglycan-binding domain-containing protein, protein MRHFSPIFSLVCASLSFAATAENSAQPLTIKQGAPEAYVVVKGDTLWDISAMYLDSPWLWPRLWQVNPEIENPHLIYPGDKLSLVWINGEPVLSLKPVIKLSPKIRVSEKKAVPTVNEGLVLPYLQSDRLVEQQDIQSAQRVLGTSDGKRFLSGEDRLFISGNQQHQKWGIYRAVETYQRQQPQASITSLRLVATARLKEVDAEFSSLQIETQLQEVLLNDLVLPELGVDQVKLSTTFYPAPSAAGQFANILGSLDGSQYSAKNQVIVINKGSQDNLRQGSMFTLSESGAVVFGKQGEYSYKESAASDKVQLPSTSLGSLMVIRPYEYFSLALITQSSKPVSNDILAVSPLDLALKEEAKGTE, encoded by the coding sequence ATGCGTCATTTTTCTCCCATTTTTTCTCTTGTTTGTGCCTCGCTTTCGTTCGCCGCTACGGCTGAAAATAGCGCTCAACCTTTAACCATTAAGCAGGGCGCACCTGAGGCGTATGTGGTGGTAAAGGGTGATACCTTATGGGATATATCTGCGATGTATCTCGATAGCCCGTGGTTATGGCCAAGGTTGTGGCAGGTAAACCCTGAGATAGAAAACCCTCATCTTATATACCCCGGAGATAAACTGTCTTTGGTTTGGATTAATGGTGAGCCGGTATTGAGTCTTAAACCGGTCATCAAGCTGAGCCCTAAGATTCGTGTTTCGGAGAAGAAAGCGGTGCCAACCGTCAATGAAGGATTGGTTCTTCCTTATCTACAATCTGACCGCTTGGTTGAGCAGCAAGATATCCAGTCAGCGCAACGAGTGTTAGGGACCAGTGATGGCAAACGCTTCTTATCGGGTGAAGACCGATTGTTTATTTCGGGAAACCAGCAGCATCAAAAATGGGGTATCTACCGTGCCGTCGAGACTTATCAAAGGCAACAACCTCAAGCGAGTATTACCTCTTTGCGTTTGGTCGCCACGGCGCGCTTGAAAGAGGTGGATGCTGAGTTCAGTAGTTTACAGATAGAGACTCAACTGCAAGAGGTGTTACTTAATGACCTCGTGTTACCTGAACTTGGCGTTGATCAGGTGAAGCTCTCAACCACATTTTATCCAGCGCCTAGTGCTGCGGGGCAGTTTGCTAATATCTTGGGTTCATTAGATGGCAGCCAATACAGCGCAAAGAATCAAGTGATCGTTATTAATAAAGGCTCACAGGACAATCTTCGCCAAGGCTCTATGTTTACGCTCAGTGAAAGCGGAGCTGTGGTGTTTGGTAAGCAAGGTGAATACAGCTACAAAGAGTCTGCGGCGAGCGATAAGGTGCAGCTGCCAAGTACCTCACTTGGTAGTTTGATGGTCATTCGCCCTTATGAGTATTTTAGCTTGGCCTTGATCACTCAGAGCTCAAAACCGGTTAGTAATGATATTCTGGCGGTATCACCTTTGGATCTGGCTTTGAAGGAAGAAGCTAAGGGCACCGAGTGA
- a CDS encoding 5-(carboxyamino)imidazole ribonucleotide synthase, producing MHVLVLGAGQLARMMSLAGAPLNIETSAFDVGSKNIVHPFTQAILGNGLENAIERADVITAEFEHIPHDVLELCERSGKFLPTTEAIKAGGDRRLEKALLDEANVKNAKYYVINSREDFDAAIAHVGLPMVLKSTLGGYDGKGQWRLKTLDNVDATWAEMAECIAATDNQAIVAEEFVPFDREVSLVGARGINGEIQVYPLAENVHTDGVLSLSTAIDDIELQEQAKTMFTAVAERLDYVGVLALEFFDVQGSLLVNEIAPRVHNSGHWTQQGAETCQFENHLRAVCGMPLGSTKLIRPTAMINILGEDTLPEAILAQGGCHVHWYGKEKRAGRKMGHINVSADYNAELQRALCSLADILDKQAYPAVHKFAEQMK from the coding sequence ATGCATGTTCTTGTGTTAGGCGCGGGCCAACTTGCTCGCATGATGTCCCTAGCTGGGGCACCGCTGAATATTGAAACTTCTGCTTTTGATGTTGGCAGCAAAAATATTGTTCACCCATTTACGCAAGCGATTCTAGGTAACGGCTTAGAAAATGCGATAGAGCGTGCGGACGTCATTACTGCTGAATTCGAACATATTCCTCACGATGTACTTGAGTTGTGTGAACGCAGCGGTAAGTTCTTACCGACAACAGAAGCAATCAAAGCTGGCGGTGACCGTCGCCTTGAAAAAGCTCTGTTAGACGAAGCAAACGTGAAAAACGCTAAGTACTACGTGATCAACTCTCGCGAAGACTTTGACGCTGCAATTGCTCACGTTGGCTTGCCAATGGTGTTGAAGAGTACACTTGGCGGCTACGACGGCAAGGGCCAATGGCGCTTAAAGACATTAGACAATGTTGACGCGACTTGGGCAGAAATGGCTGAGTGCATTGCCGCAACAGACAACCAAGCCATTGTGGCTGAAGAGTTTGTTCCGTTTGACCGCGAAGTATCACTGGTTGGTGCCCGTGGTATCAATGGCGAGATTCAAGTGTATCCACTGGCTGAGAATGTTCACACCGACGGCGTGTTGAGCTTATCAACAGCCATTGACGACATTGAACTGCAAGAGCAAGCAAAAACCATGTTCACCGCAGTTGCAGAGCGTTTGGATTACGTTGGCGTACTCGCGCTAGAGTTCTTTGATGTTCAAGGTTCACTGCTGGTGAATGAGATTGCACCACGTGTTCATAACTCTGGCCACTGGACGCAGCAAGGCGCTGAAACTTGTCAGTTTGAGAACCACCTACGTGCCGTATGTGGTATGCCACTAGGCAGCACTAAACTGATTCGTCCAACCGCAATGATCAACATTCTTGGTGAAGATACCCTACCTGAGGCAATTCTTGCTCAAGGTGGTTGTCATGTTCATTGGTATGGCAAAGAGAAGCGTGCAGGTCGTAAGATGGGCCACATTAACGTGAGCGCTGACTACAACGCAGAGCTACAAAGAGCATTGTGCTCATTGGCTGACATTCTTGATAAGCAAGCCTACCCTGCTGTGCATAAGTTTGCTGAGCAGATGAAGTAA
- the rsmB gene encoding 16S rRNA (cytosine(967)-C(5))-methyltransferase RsmB yields MNVRAAAANVLFQVVDKGHSLSHALPAAQKTIRPRDHALLQEICYGALRYLPRLESIANELMENPLKGKKRVFHHLILVGIYQLSFMRIPSHAAVAETVEGTKTLRGPSLSGLINAVLRSYLRDQEELDEKAVSHNAGKYGHPSWILKMLQESYPDQWEQLVEANNSKAPMWLRVNRQHHTRDEYVELLKNENIEYTLHPEAADAIKLAAPCDVTLLPGFDRGWVSVQDAAAQLSVDYLTPKDGELILDCCAAPGGKTAHILEHTQDTEVVAIDCDIKRLDRVYDNLERLQLRADVICGDARYPEEWWMGDKFDRILLDAPCSATGVIRRHPDIKWLRRASDIDALAELQSEIMDAMWRQLKEGGTMVYATCSITPQENVLQVKAFLARTENATLVGSDIENPGRQILPGEEDMDGFYYAVLVKQA; encoded by the coding sequence ATGAATGTTCGCGCTGCTGCTGCAAATGTCCTATTCCAAGTTGTCGATAAAGGCCACTCTCTTTCACACGCTCTCCCTGCGGCTCAAAAAACGATCCGTCCACGAGACCATGCTCTACTGCAAGAGATTTGCTACGGCGCACTTCGTTACCTGCCTCGTTTAGAGTCAATCGCTAACGAACTGATGGAAAACCCGCTTAAAGGTAAAAAGCGTGTATTCCACCACCTAATCTTGGTGGGCATTTACCAACTAAGCTTCATGCGTATCCCTTCGCATGCCGCGGTTGCTGAAACGGTTGAGGGTACTAAAACACTGCGTGGTCCAAGCCTGAGTGGTTTGATCAACGCTGTGCTACGTAGCTACCTACGTGACCAAGAAGAACTAGACGAGAAAGCCGTTAGCCACAATGCAGGCAAATACGGACACCCAAGTTGGATTCTAAAAATGCTTCAAGAGAGCTACCCAGATCAATGGGAGCAACTAGTTGAAGCAAACAACAGCAAGGCACCAATGTGGCTGCGCGTTAACCGCCAACACCACACTCGTGACGAGTATGTTGAACTGCTTAAAAACGAAAACATTGAATACACATTGCACCCTGAAGCAGCCGATGCCATAAAATTAGCTGCACCTTGTGATGTTACTTTGCTTCCTGGCTTCGACAGAGGTTGGGTATCAGTGCAAGACGCTGCCGCTCAGCTTTCGGTTGATTACCTAACACCAAAAGATGGTGAGCTGATCTTAGATTGTTGTGCTGCACCAGGTGGTAAAACGGCACACATTCTTGAGCACACTCAAGACACTGAAGTGGTTGCGATTGACTGCGACATTAAACGTCTAGACCGCGTTTACGATAACCTCGAGCGCCTACAACTGCGTGCCGACGTAATTTGTGGTGATGCTCGCTACCCAGAAGAGTGGTGGATGGGTGATAAGTTCGACCGTATCCTACTTGATGCACCTTGTTCAGCGACAGGCGTAATTCGTCGTCACCCTGACATCAAGTGGCTACGTCGTGCATCTGACATTGATGCGCTGGCTGAACTACAAAGCGAGATTATGGATGCAATGTGGCGTCAGCTGAAAGAAGGCGGCACCATGGTTTATGCGACTTGTTCTATCACGCCGCAAGAAAACGTGCTGCAAGTGAAAGCATTCCTAGCACGTACAGAGAACGCAACGCTGGTTGGGTCTGATATCGAAAATCCGGGTCGTCAAATACTACCTGGAGAAGAAGATATGGATGGCTTCTACTACGCAGTTCTAGTAAAACAGGCATAA